From the Paraflavitalea soli genome, the window AGCCCAACCATGGATTAGCCTCCCGCACAGGGCTTAGTACTGTAGTACCACCGTAAGGAATAAGGCGGTTGTTGCTCATCCACAATTCGAGAAAGGTATAATCTCCGATCTGGTCATTGCCTGAGGAACCATAACTCGCCCTCAGTTTTCCATGAGTCAGACGGGGTAACAGATCCTGCATCCATTGTTCCTGTGAAAAAACCCAGGCAGTACCCATCGCACCAAAGAAAGCCCAGGGACGTGCAGCTCCGAAGCGGGAAGAGGCATCCAGCCTGGCAGTTGCATTGACTAAATACCTGTTACGCCAACTAAAATGGCCCCTTCCGTACACGCCATGATAGCGGTAACGTGAAGCATACTCCGTCTTGATGCTGTCTTTAGCTTTACCTGGGATGTCCAGCATAGCATCGCTCTCGTACCCCATTCTCCGCATAATTTCCCAGTCATTGTTTTCTTCCTGAAAAGTGGCGCCGAGCAGACCACCTGCTATAATGGTACCCTTGTTGTGTAACCAAGAAATTTGGGGCTCGATGAGCCATGATCTGTAGGTATTAATACCAGCGGATCTTTCACTAGTTGGCGAGAAGAAAGAATCCTGGGCTGCCACTGTTAACAATTGTTGCTCATCGACCGGTACAAACTGGTACCCGAGATTGGTGCCCAAAGTCAACTCGTTGAACAACCGATATTCGAGCAGCCAACTCCCAATGAGAAACTTCATTTGCGTCGAATTGGTATTATAGAATTGCCCTAATGGATTCGGGAAATGAAAATCTCCCTTCTTCCAAACCAGGTTCCCGGCCTCATCCCGCAAGCGAGGGAGCATGGGTACTAGCTTTATGCTGTACATAGGGTCGGCAGCGGGCGATATCTGATCCATGAAGCTAAACGAAAATGCCAGATCGGAACGAAAACGACGGTTGGGGGTCTGGTATTGAATATTACCATAACTGGACATACGTTTCCGGGCAAAACTACCGGGAAGCACCGTACCTTCCCGAAACAGGCCGCAACTCACAAAATAACGTACAACAGTATCTCCTCCACTCACGGACATATGAAGATTGGTAAGGCTACCTGTACCGCCGATCAGCAACTTAGGAATATCCTGGTAATCGGTGAGATCGAGATAATGGAGATCCGGTGCATTAGCGGCTGTAGCAGCTGCACCGATCGCCTGGATCGCTTCGAGGCGCATGTTAACATATTGGTGGTTGCTGAGCAAAACCGGCTGGTAGCTACTTTGTACGATTCCTTGCTCTGCTTTTAGAGTTAATGTGGGTTTTCCTACCGCCCCCTGCCGGGTAGTGATGAGAATGACACCATTGGCTCCACGAGAACCGTATATGCTGGTAGCATCGGCATCTTTCAATATCTCAATGGATTCAATATCATCGGGGTTAGTGAAATTTTGACAACTGATCCCCCGGAACCGGCCTGCGGATCGCCTGCGGCGGAGGAAGTGTGGGTAACTGGCCTGCTACCAGTAGACAGGGGCATATTGTTCCATACCTGCAGGGGTTCATTTAATAGCAGGTTATCGGACCCTGGCTTCGATCCAATACTTGCACGCCCCCCCACGCGAGGCATGGCGCTACTGCCTGGTGCTCCACTCACTTGTGTTATCAGCAAGCCTGGCACCCTTCCCTGTAAGGCAGCAAGGACGTTGCCATCTGAAGCCTGCAGATCTGTTCCTTTTACTTTGATTACGGAACCTGTATTGTCGCGACGTGTAGTTTCGTAATACCCTTTTATCACTACTTCCTGGAGTGTAGCCGGCAATGGATCAAGTAGTACCTGAAGTAATTGACCCGCCTCTACAATATTCATCGATCTGCCCTCCCAGCCTTTGCCCGAGAATCCAACAACTAAACTGCCTGGTGGCCAGGCCAGTTCGAAAAACCCTTCCTGGGAAGTAATAACGTACTGATTGGTACTGATATTCTGCACAGATATGCCACCAAGGGGTTCACCCTTATGGTCAGTTACCTTACCCCACAACACGACCGGGAATTGAGCCACCTTAAGGCTGTCTTTGTGCAGGCAAATAAAATTCCTATTGAATCGGTAACCGAGCCCCAATCTACCCAACACAGTATCAAGTATTCTATAGAGCGGCACCTTATTTGCCTGGTAGGTGATGAGCCGGAGACCCCTTGCATGCGTCGTACCATACACGGGTTTAAAATCACTTTGATCTTTGACAAGTTCAAAAAAACGCTCCAGGGTTGCGTCTTTCATCTGCATCGAAAGACAGATCGTGGTATCCTGGGCCAGTGTAGTATTGGCAATAGCCACTAAGCATAGGATTCCAAACGACAGGACCTGCCATTTGAATAAACATCTTTGCATGCTTCATCATTTAGTTTAAAGTATAGGGTTTATCTGTAATCCATCACGTAGGTATTACATGCTTTTTTTGAATCGGATAAGGCATAGCAAGGCATCGGCTAATGGTATCTCCATTGACCAGATAAAGGTTTTGGGGGTTGTATACAGGAAGGATAAGTAACCTGTAAGGATGTATCAATGAAGCATAGACAGGAAAATTAATCACCGTAGAAACTGGTGGGAATTAAGGTCTACCTGTGTGTACAGTAGCCTTGTCAACGGTGCGAGCCTTAACCAGTTTCTGTTTTTTCCACTATAATGATGAACCATGAATACTGTAATTGAAGCAAATGGTTATCGTGTCACGTAGACCTTGCGTCCCCTTTGCTCAAAATGGATAAGTCCGGTACTCTCCAGATTTTCCAGTAAATCCTTCAACGGATAATTACGAGGAAATTCTTCAATGACAAATTTTTCATCGTCGATAAAATCCATATAAATGATCTCTACATCGTACCATCTTTTTACCTGCTCCAGGATTTCGGAGAGCCGGGTATTGTGAAAAGAAAAATATTTGTTCTTCAAGGCCATAACATCGCGTATATCTACCGCTGACACAGTAAGTTTTTCCTTATAAGTCAACGCTCTTTGTCCCGGTCGAAGTACATATTGCTCCTCACCCCGGCTAACGCGTATTTTGCCTTCTGCCAGGGCCGTATAACTGGAATCTTTTTTATAAGCGTTGACCATGAAATGAGTGCCCAGTACTTTTATTAGGTTGCCATTATATTTCACCTTGAAAGGCTTGGCAGGATCTTTGGCCACTTCAAAGTAGGCTTCTCCGGTCAGTTCCACCGTTCTTGGCCCTTCTCCGAAAACAGCAGGATAAAGCAATTCAGAACTTGCATTGAGCCAGACTTTAGTACCATCAGTCAGTTTTAATTGGTAATATCCACCGACAGGTGTTTTCAGCCGGTTATACAACACTTCTTTTCCAGTTGCTCCTGCAGCGCTATTATATGTATAGGTGAGCCAACCTCGCTCTGGTACCGTTACTACAGCATTACCCTGCTCCGGTAAAGTCCGTTGTACTATCGTATCGAGGGCGATGCCCTGGTTGTCGGATAAGGTAAGCATGGCCCTCGCATATCCTGGCTCAACAGGTAACAAATTTTCTGTTTGCACTATTGGCTTTGGTTTCGAACTATCAGCAGGCCAAAACCACCATACTGTCATTGCCAATAATAAAAGAGAAGCAGCTACTGTCAGCAAGCGGTAACGATGCGGCGAAGGCACTGTTTGCACAGTAGGCTGCTGCTTCTCAACAGGAAAGGCAATGGGAAAAGCGGTATCATATTTTTCACGGAACTGTTGCCAGGGCAACATTTGCCGCTGGTAACGCGCCAGTTTAGTAAACGCATCCTCATCAAATAATGTTTCTTCATTGACCGGATGCGCTGTTCTATATTCCTCCCAGGCAAGTTGTTCGTCCGGTGCAAGCTCTATTCCTTCCTTCAGTTTAAAGTATATTAATAATAATAGGTCAGGTTGATGGCTTTTCATATCATAAGGTTTTAATGGAGGCTAAGCCTATATTATTAATACTCAAAAGGGGGCATTTCATTAACATCATTATAAAAATATTTTTTTTGTCATGCCATTGTACTGAGCCACCAGAGTAAAAGCAATAGGTCTTCAGGGCTAATGATCTGCTTCTTTCTTATCGCTAATTCCCGTAATTTAATGAGCGCCCTTGATTTATTGACCCTGATAACTTCAGAGGACTGGTGCAGGCGTTGTTCAGCCTGTTCCATGGTAACCCCTTCTATAAAAAACAATTGCGCTACTTCCTGCAACTTTGGAGGCAGCACCGTTATCAAGGACTTAACCTTTGTCAGGAGATCACGTTTTTCTAATATGCTCAATATCAACTGCTCATCAGCCAAGGTTTCGATGCTGTCCAGATTGCTCACAAAGCCTGTACGCTGTAGAAAATCAGTGCAGGCATTCCTGATGATTGTAGCCAGGTAGAACTTGGCATGTGCAAGGGAAGTAAATTTTTGAGGATTTTGAGTAAGTTGCTGTTCGAGTTTTTCAAAGCTCTTCCACACAATGATCTCAGCCTCTATTTCATTATGAACCCTTTTTGTGGCGTAAGCTTTAAATGGGACAAATTCATTTTGGTAGATCTGGACAAGCCGGGTATCATCCGGCATTCCAGAAGGAGGCAAGTTGCTATTCATAATAGTTAGTAGTCAATTTGAACCCTTACCTGTAAGGATAATTGATCCGTACAATTAGGATACTTCTACTAAAACGAATGAAAAGCTTATTTGTCCCGGTTTGGGAATCAAAAATGATAATTAAAAGTAATAATACGCTTAACTATTCTTTCCTTCCACCATGGGCACAAAGGAGAAGTTCTCAAACACTTCTTCTTTGGCTGTCCCATCTGCCTGTTTGGTGAGCCGCAGCATGCGTTGCACATGGCCCTCTCCCACTGGGATCACCATTTTGCCGCCCACCTTCATTTGCTGGATCAGTTTAGGCGGGATATAAGGCGCTGCCGCCGTGATGATCACTTTGTCGAAGGGGCCAAAAGTGGGCAGGCCCTCAAAGCCATCGCCATAGAAGTATTTAATATTGGGATATTTATTGCGTAAGACAAACTTCCGGTGCTCATCAAACAACTTCTTCTGCCGCTCGATGGTAAACACCTGGGCCTGCATCTCCCCCAGCACAATGGCCTGGTAACCGCTTCCGGTGCCTATTTCCAGCACTTTCTCGTAAGGTTTGAGTTCCAATAACTGAGTTTGGTAAGCGACCGTATAGGGCTGGGAAATGGTCTGTCCTTCGGCGATAGGGAAAGCCCGGTCCTCATAAGCGATCTTGTCAAAGGCCGAATCCATGAAATAATGGCGGGGGATGTTTTGGATGGCAGTAAGCACCCGCTCGTCGGTAATACCTTTTTCCCTCAGCACCTTTACCAACTGCATGCGGAGCCCTTTGTGCCTGTATGTATCTTCGAAAGTTCTCATAAACAGCACAAAGATACATCAAAAGCGGCTGAAGATCAATGACGTAAATCATCAATCCTGCCCCAACGCATTGTATATGAAGCAATATGAACGAAAGTGTTGAGATCGGGATGGCCGGCCCCCTCAATGATCCGGGTGTTCCTGGCAGCGTACACTGCTTGCCTCCGGATTGCCTACGTATTGCCTGACTGCTCAATGAAAAGAGGCCAGTGTGCTAAGGAGCGTAGGCAATCCGGAAGCACTAGGTAGGCCAACAGGCAGCCGTTTGTCTTGAAGAAACAGCCAGGTTTCATAGGGGTCTCATTCGGGTCTCGTTCGGGCCATGTTCGGAGATAAAGCGCATTTTTTGCACCTTTCAGGCGCCTTTGAAATGAATTGAATGCTGGCTTGACTTGTTTTGATTTTGGGCATGGTTTGAGCCGGCCTAAGCGGGTACCGAATGAAATACGAATGAGATACGACTCAAACCCAGCCAAGACCCGAAGAAAAGCTAACTATGGCACGCCACGGGCCAAATGCGACACTATATTCCCCTGATGATCCCTGGATCAGTCCCTGGTCATTGTGGGATCTGCCCCCTATCCCTCCCCGGATCCTCCCGGGGTAATCCCATGGCACTCCCCGGGTAATCCCCCATCAGAAGTAATGGAATAGTAAGGCAGCAGCAACGCAATAGTAAAGCAATAGTAACAGAACAGAGGTCAAATGCAGGCGGGATGCGGGTTTATATTGTTTTGAATTGGCAAACCCGCCCCCGTAGCGGGTTTGATCGAAATCGGGAAAATAAAAAGCGCGATACTTGTCATAAGAACGATGATATACAGTAATATACGAAAACAGGCTGGATAAAGCACCGCAGGCCTGAAAAAAAACAAAACTCGTAGCTTGTTTTCTACAGCTGGCAGCTAGCCTTCCTCTTGCCTTGTTGCCCCGATGCCTCGCTGCCTTTTAATCAAAAAACCCTGGAACCTGCCAGCGTCGCCGCCAGCAAACCCACAGGGTTAACGCTATATTCAAAAACAGGAAACTACAAACGAACGATCCGCGCCACATAGCCCCCACCCTTAGCCAGTTTCATGATCAGCTTACTGGTCCGGTCAACAGTGGTGGTTTCCACCGCACAATCCTTGGCATTGCGGTCGGCATTTGGACCATCTTTCCACACCTGCATGCGCCACTTCCCTTCCGGCAAGAAAGAAAGATCCAGCGCCAGGTCGCGGGGCGTCCAATCGGTCATGGCGCCCACAAACCAATCGCCATTCGCAGCCTGGCGGGCTATCGCTACATAGTCGCCCACCTTCGCCTGTAAGGGCACGGTATTCGTCCACACAGAAGGTACGGCCCGCAGGAACTCCATGGCCTCCGGCTCACGGTAATAATGCGTGGGCATATCGCACAACATCTGGAGCGGGCTCTCATAGATCACATACATGGCCAGCTGGTTGCAACGGGTACCCAGGGTAAGGGGCTCACCGGGCACAGCCGCCCAGGCATTCTTCTGTGCATTGAGCATACCGCCGGGTGTAAAATCCATCGGTCCTGCCGCCATACGGGTAAAAGGAATGGTCGTAGTATGCTCCGGATCGATGGAACCGGCAAACTTACTGATCTCATTGCCCAACACGCCTTCGGAAGTCATCACATTGGGATAGGTGCGCAACCAGCCGGTAGGCTTATACGCCCCATGGAAATCCACCAGCATATGATGGGCCGCGGCAGCTTTTGATACCTTCTCGTAATAGTTCACCATATCCTGGTCATCGCGCTGCATAAAATCGACCTTGATGCCTTTAATACCCCATT encodes:
- a CDS encoding FecR family protein, whose product is MKSHQPDLLLLIYFKLKEGIELAPDEQLAWEEYRTAHPVNEETLFDEDAFTKLARYQRQMLPWQQFREKYDTAFPIAFPVEKQQPTVQTVPSPHRYRLLTVAASLLLLAMTVWWFWPADSSKPKPIVQTENLLPVEPGYARAMLTLSDNQGIALDTIVQRTLPEQGNAVVTVPERGWLTYTYNSAAGATGKEVLYNRLKTPVGGYYQLKLTDGTKVWLNASSELLYPAVFGEGPRTVELTGEAYFEVAKDPAKPFKVKYNGNLIKVLGTHFMVNAYKKDSSYTALAEGKIRVSRGEEQYVLRPGQRALTYKEKLTVSAVDIRDVMALKNKYFSFHNTRLSEILEQVKRWYDVEIIYMDFIDDEKFVIEEFPRNYPLKDLLENLESTGLIHFEQRGRKVYVTR
- a CDS encoding RNA polymerase sigma factor; amino-acid sequence: MNSNLPPSGMPDDTRLVQIYQNEFVPFKAYATKRVHNEIEAEIIVWKSFEKLEQQLTQNPQKFTSLAHAKFYLATIIRNACTDFLQRTGFVSNLDSIETLADEQLILSILEKRDLLTKVKSLITVLPPKLQEVAQLFFIEGVTMEQAEQRLHQSSEVIRVNKSRALIKLRELAIRKKQIISPEDLLLLLWWLSTMA
- a CDS encoding protein-L-isoaspartate(D-aspartate) O-methyltransferase; the protein is MRTFEDTYRHKGLRMQLVKVLREKGITDERVLTAIQNIPRHYFMDSAFDKIAYEDRAFPIAEGQTISQPYTVAYQTQLLELKPYEKVLEIGTGSGYQAIVLGEMQAQVFTIERQKKLFDEHRKFVLRNKYPNIKYFYGDGFEGLPTFGPFDKVIITAAAPYIPPKLIQQMKVGGKMVIPVGEGHVQRMLRLTKQADGTAKEEVFENFSFVPMVEGKNS
- a CDS encoding SusC/RagA family TonB-linked outer membrane protein, giving the protein MKDADATSIYGSRGANGVILITTRQGAVGKPTLTLKAEQGIVQSSYQPVLLSNHQYVNMRLEAIQAIGAAATAANAPDLHYLDLTDYQDIPKLLIGGTGSLTNLHMSVSGGDTVVRYFVSCGLFREGTVLPGSFARKRMSSYGNIQYQTPNRRFRSDLAFSFSFMDQISPAADPMYSIKLVPMLPRLRDEAGNLVWKKGDFHFPNPLGQFYNTNSTQMKFLIGSWLLEYRLFNELTLGTNLGYQFVPVDEQQLLTVAAQDSFFSPTSERSAGINTYRSWLIEPQISWLHNKGTIIAGGLLGATFQEENNDWEIMRRMGYESDAMLDIPGKAKDSIKTEYASRYRYHGVYGRGHFSWRNRYLVNATARLDASSRFGAARPWAFFGAMGTAWVFSQEQWMQDLLPRLTHGKLRASYGSSGNDQIGDYTFLELWMSNNRLIPYGGTTVLSPVREANPWLGWEKNVKAEIALELEWKGKIFLNAAYYRNISSDQVVSIQMPDQVGPASSLLINAPAAVMNRAWEFSLQSTVKWAEFNRWTSSFNLTIPHNELYRFKGLAQTTYASTLVVGKSLSILHGYPFLGVDTATGLFIVPAGNSMGSPATWPVIMAGDSDPRWYAGWSNECQLGQFRFSVLLEARDQRAINPLYSAYATMPPGRWEASMLTNQPVEMLQRWQKKGDQTSLQRWTIATDEATNRALQYYKGSTDWITNAFFLRIRNIDVSWKLPSAWIKPYRLKDINVYVRGQNVWTFTGYRGGDPTLQSPFKLPSLRMLTIGLQVQFQ